A single window of Streptomyces cathayae DNA harbors:
- a CDS encoding SpoIIE family protein phosphatase yields MRPPGRLRSLLRVRSVAGQVFVLQVLVVTLIITAALVALVFQARRDSLHEAQTRSLAVATTFANSPQTLAAMTGPDPSTALQPLSERIERATDVDLVVVYSKDGVRYTHPDPSLIGKAVTSPIKPLTSPLTETIETVKGRSVVGYAPVTEPDGTPVGSVGVGITVQKVAGMAAQQFPVILGAAGVALAICAGGTALVSRRLLRQTHGLGPVEMTRMYDHHDAVLHAVREGVLIIRNGGRLVLANDEARRLLDMPPDAEGRKVTDLGLSPGVVELLASERTATDEVVLSGDRLLAVNKRRTAPDTGGAGSVVTLRDTTELRALSGHAEASRERLSLLYDAGARIGSSLNVERTAHELAGVAVPRFADLVTVDLAEEVLRGEEPTGRHTVMRRAGLSTIHDGLPLMTVGETVRFPDATPQARCVKSGRAVLEADLDTAEGWRTLAPDRAEEFLGHGFHSLIAVPLRARGTVLGSVDFWRSERAEPYDESDVLFAEELSAWAAVALDNARRYTREHALAVTLQRSLLPRDLPNLSALEAAHRYLPAQSGVGGDWFDVIELSGARVALVVGDVVGHGLHAAATMGRLRTAVHNFATLDLPPDELLARVDDLVARLDRERADQGDDEGIIGATCLYVVYDPASGTCSAARAGHPPPALVRPDGTVTFPDLPAGPLLGLGDLPFESTEFEVPEGSLLVLYTDGLIESRDRDIDVGLEILRGALSHPGRTPEETCDAVLDALLPNRGNDDVALLVARTRVLGPERVADWDVPPEASAVSGVRADVTRQLAAWDLTDAGFTTELILSELVTNAIRHGTVPIHVRLLRDRRLICEVSDGSSTSPHLRQATATDEGGRGLFLVARYAERWGTRYTPTGKVIWAEQQLDGRASEPVVLSGDDVLDQWSDAIL; encoded by the coding sequence GTGCGGCCCCCCGGGCGGCTGCGGTCCCTGCTCCGGGTCCGCAGCGTGGCCGGCCAGGTGTTCGTGCTTCAGGTCCTGGTCGTGACCCTGATCATCACCGCCGCGCTGGTCGCCCTCGTGTTCCAGGCCCGGCGAGACAGCCTCCACGAGGCCCAGACCCGCTCCCTGGCCGTCGCCACGACGTTCGCGAACTCCCCGCAGACGCTGGCGGCGATGACCGGTCCCGACCCCAGCACGGCCCTGCAGCCGCTCTCCGAGCGGATCGAGCGGGCGACCGACGTGGATCTCGTCGTCGTGTACTCGAAGGACGGGGTCCGCTACACACACCCCGATCCCTCGCTGATCGGGAAGGCCGTCACCAGCCCGATCAAGCCGCTGACCTCCCCTCTGACAGAGACCATCGAGACCGTCAAGGGGCGCTCGGTGGTCGGGTACGCCCCGGTCACCGAGCCCGACGGGACGCCGGTCGGCTCTGTGGGGGTCGGGATCACGGTCCAGAAGGTGGCGGGCATGGCGGCCCAGCAGTTCCCGGTGATCCTGGGGGCCGCGGGCGTGGCCCTGGCCATCTGCGCGGGCGGCACCGCCCTGGTGAGCCGGCGCCTGCTGCGTCAGACCCACGGTCTCGGTCCGGTGGAGATGACCCGGATGTACGACCACCACGACGCGGTGCTGCACGCGGTGCGGGAGGGCGTGCTGATCATACGGAACGGCGGGCGGCTGGTGCTGGCCAACGACGAGGCGCGGCGGCTGCTGGACATGCCGCCGGACGCGGAGGGCCGGAAGGTCACCGACCTGGGGCTGAGCCCGGGCGTCGTCGAACTGCTGGCCTCGGAGCGGACGGCCACCGACGAGGTGGTCCTCTCGGGCGACCGGTTGCTGGCGGTCAACAAGCGGCGCACCGCTCCCGACACCGGAGGCGCCGGGAGCGTGGTGACGCTCAGGGACACCACGGAGCTGCGGGCCCTGTCCGGTCACGCCGAGGCCTCCCGGGAGCGCCTGAGCCTGCTCTACGACGCGGGGGCGCGGATCGGCTCCTCCCTGAACGTGGAGCGCACCGCCCACGAACTGGCCGGGGTGGCGGTTCCGCGCTTCGCCGACCTGGTCACCGTCGACCTGGCCGAGGAGGTGCTGCGCGGCGAGGAGCCGACCGGGCGGCACACCGTCATGCGGCGGGCCGGGCTGAGCACCATCCACGACGGCCTGCCGCTGATGACGGTGGGCGAAACGGTTCGCTTCCCCGACGCCACACCGCAGGCACGGTGCGTGAAGAGTGGCCGCGCGGTGCTGGAGGCGGATCTGGACACCGCCGAGGGATGGCGGACCCTGGCCCCCGACCGCGCGGAGGAATTCCTGGGACACGGTTTCCACTCCCTGATCGCGGTACCGCTGCGGGCCCGCGGCACGGTGCTGGGTTCGGTGGACTTCTGGCGTTCGGAGCGGGCGGAGCCGTACGACGAGAGCGATGTGCTGTTCGCCGAGGAGCTGTCCGCCTGGGCCGCCGTGGCGCTGGACAACGCCCGCCGGTACACCCGCGAGCACGCGTTGGCGGTCACCCTGCAACGCAGTCTGCTCCCCCGCGACCTGCCGAACCTGAGCGCGCTGGAGGCGGCCCACCGCTATCTGCCGGCCCAGTCCGGGGTGGGCGGGGACTGGTTCGACGTCATCGAGCTGTCCGGCGCCCGGGTGGCACTGGTGGTCGGGGACGTGGTGGGGCACGGTCTGCACGCGGCGGCCACCATGGGGCGGCTGCGTACCGCGGTGCACAACTTCGCCACCCTCGACCTCCCGCCGGACGAACTGCTGGCCCGGGTGGACGACCTGGTGGCCCGGCTCGACCGGGAGCGGGCGGACCAGGGCGACGACGAGGGGATCATCGGGGCCACCTGTCTGTACGTCGTCTACGATCCGGCCTCCGGCACGTGCAGCGCGGCCCGGGCCGGCCACCCGCCCCCCGCCCTGGTCCGTCCGGACGGCACCGTGACCTTCCCCGACCTGCCCGCCGGTCCGCTGCTGGGCCTGGGCGACCTGCCCTTCGAGAGCACGGAGTTCGAGGTGCCCGAGGGAAGCCTGCTCGTCCTCTACACCGACGGTCTCATCGAGAGCCGCGACCGGGACATCGACGTCGGTCTGGAGATCCTGCGCGGCGCGCTGTCCCACCCCGGCCGGACTCCCGAGGAGACCTGCGACGCGGTGCTCGACGCCCTCCTGCCGAACCGCGGGAACGACGACGTCGCCCTGCTGGTCGCACGCACCCGGGTGCTCGGCCCCGAGCGGGTCGCCGACTGGGACGTGCCCCCCGAAGCCTCCGCCGTGTCCGGCGTCCGCGCCGACGTCACCCGGCAGCTGGCGGCATGGGACCTGACGGACGCGGGCTTCACCACCGAACTCATCCTCAGCGAACTGGTCACCAACGCCATCCGCCACGGCACCGTCCCCATCCACGTCCGCCTGCTGCGGGACCGCCGTCTGATCTGCGAGGTCTCCGACGGCAGCAGCACCTCGCCCCACCTGCGCCAGGCGACGGCCACGGACGAGGGCGGACGCGGCCTGTTCCTCGTCGCCCGCTACGCCGAACGCTGGGGCACCCGGTACACCCCCACCGGCAAGGTGATCTGGGCCGAGCAGCAACTGGACGGCAGGGCGAGCGAACCCGTCGTCCTGAGCGGCGACGACGTCCTCGACCAGTGGTCCGACGCCATCCTGTGA
- a CDS encoding IclR family transcriptional regulator yields the protein MAGNSSTPGRSVTSRALALLGAFDGRHRRLGLTELAARAGLPVPTAHRLVGELVAWGALSRTASGEYVVGRRLWDIGLLAPVHTGLQQIASPYLHDLYGATLATVHLAVRDGLRALYVDRLSGHASVPVVSAIGSRLPLHATGVGKVLLAHAPAAVQEEVLADLPRITPYTVSRPELLRGQLEKVREDDYATTVEEMSLGACTVAVPIRSDGAVVAALGIVAPSLRRDRARLVSALQVAARGIGRSLTGQVAR from the coding sequence ATGGCAGGCAACTCCTCGACACCCGGGCGTTCCGTGACCAGTCGCGCGCTGGCGCTTCTGGGGGCCTTCGACGGGCGGCACCGGCGGCTCGGTCTCACCGAGCTCGCCGCCCGCGCCGGCCTGCCGGTCCCGACCGCGCACCGGCTGGTCGGCGAGCTCGTCGCGTGGGGCGCGCTGAGCCGTACCGCGTCGGGGGAGTACGTCGTCGGGCGCCGGCTGTGGGACATCGGCCTGCTCGCACCCGTGCACACCGGGCTGCAGCAGATCGCCTCCCCCTACCTCCACGACCTCTACGGCGCGACCCTCGCCACCGTGCACCTCGCGGTGCGCGACGGACTGCGGGCGCTGTACGTCGACCGGCTCTCCGGGCACGCCTCGGTGCCGGTGGTCAGCGCGATCGGCTCCCGTCTGCCGCTGCACGCGACGGGGGTCGGCAAGGTGCTGCTCGCGCACGCCCCGGCCGCCGTCCAGGAGGAGGTGCTCGCCGACCTCCCCCGGATCACCCCCTACACGGTGAGCCGGCCGGAACTGCTGCGCGGCCAGCTCGAGAAGGTCCGCGAGGACGACTACGCCACGACGGTGGAGGAGATGAGCCTGGGCGCGTGCACGGTGGCCGTGCCGATCCGCTCGGACGGCGCGGTGGTGGCGGCGCTCGGCATCGTCGCCCCCAGCCTCAGACGCGACCGGGCACGGCTGGTCAGCGCCCTGCAGGTGGCGGCCCGGGGGATCGGGCGGAGCCTCACCGGGCAGGTCGCCCGCTGA
- a CDS encoding 3-oxoacid CoA-transferase subunit A: MKTQLCDHADEAVAGIEDGSTVLVGGFGMAGMPVDLIDALIRQGAKDLTVVSNNAGNGDTGLAALLAKGRVRKVICSFPRQADSWVFDELYRAGRIELEVVPQGNLAERMRAAGAGIGAFFCPTGVGTLLTEGKETREIDGRTYVLEYPIRGDVALIGAHRADRMGNLVYRKTARNFGPVMATAATTVIAQVREIVETGEIDPETVVTPGIYVDRVVKEAATA; encoded by the coding sequence ATGAAAACACAACTGTGCGACCACGCGGACGAGGCGGTGGCCGGGATCGAGGACGGCTCGACCGTGCTCGTCGGAGGGTTCGGCATGGCCGGCATGCCGGTCGACCTGATCGACGCCCTCATACGCCAGGGCGCCAAGGACCTCACCGTCGTGTCCAACAACGCCGGCAACGGCGACACCGGACTGGCCGCGCTGCTGGCCAAGGGGCGGGTCCGCAAGGTGATCTGCTCCTTCCCGCGCCAGGCGGACTCCTGGGTGTTCGACGAGCTCTACCGGGCGGGCCGGATCGAACTGGAGGTCGTCCCCCAGGGCAACCTCGCGGAACGGATGAGGGCGGCCGGGGCCGGCATCGGCGCCTTCTTCTGCCCCACCGGAGTCGGCACGCTCCTCACGGAGGGCAAGGAGACCCGCGAGATCGACGGCCGCACCTACGTGCTGGAGTACCCGATCAGGGGCGACGTCGCGCTGATCGGCGCCCACCGCGCCGACCGCATGGGCAACCTCGTCTACCGCAAGACCGCCCGCAACTTCGGCCCGGTCATGGCCACCGCCGCGACCACGGTGATCGCGCAGGTCCGCGAGATCGTCGAGACCGGCGAGATCGACCCCGAAACCGTCGTGACCCCCGGCATCTACGTCG
- a CDS encoding SLC13 family permease — MSSPLAEAVSVVLLLAVLACAVVRPFGWPEAVVAVPAAGVVIATGAISLDHAREEAARLGPVIGFLAAVLVLAQLCDDEGLFHACGAWMARTAAGRPRRLLVQVFAAASVITAVLSLDATVVLLTPVVFATAARLGARPKPHVYACTHLSNTASLLLPVSNLTNLLAFAASGLSFTRFAALMALPWLVAITTEYVVFRRFFATDLDAGAARTAPTAAPRELPVFALATVACTLAGFVLTSALGVNPAWAALAGAVVLAVRALAQRRTGPTTLVRAAAVPFLAFVLALGIVVRAVVDNGLATGLGRLVPDGTGFVALLAVAALAAVLANLINNLPAVLVLLPLTVPSGPGAVLAMLLGVNIGPNLTYAGSLATLLWRRIVRAHDSDVELGEFTRLGLCTVPAALLLAVVALWVSLTVIGG; from the coding sequence GTGAGCTCCCCGCTGGCGGAGGCCGTCTCCGTCGTTCTGCTCCTGGCGGTGCTGGCGTGCGCCGTCGTCCGCCCGTTCGGCTGGCCGGAGGCGGTCGTCGCCGTCCCGGCCGCGGGCGTGGTCATCGCCACCGGAGCGATCTCGCTCGACCACGCCCGAGAGGAGGCCGCGCGGCTCGGACCGGTGATCGGCTTCCTCGCCGCCGTCCTGGTCCTGGCCCAACTCTGCGACGACGAGGGCCTGTTCCATGCGTGCGGAGCGTGGATGGCCCGTACCGCTGCGGGCCGCCCGCGCCGCCTGCTGGTCCAGGTGTTCGCAGCCGCGTCGGTGATCACCGCGGTGCTCAGCCTGGACGCCACCGTCGTGCTCCTCACCCCGGTGGTCTTCGCCACCGCCGCCCGGCTCGGCGCCCGGCCCAAGCCGCACGTCTACGCCTGCACCCACCTGTCGAACACCGCCTCGCTGCTGCTGCCGGTCTCCAACCTCACCAATCTGCTCGCGTTCGCCGCCAGCGGACTGAGTTTCACCCGTTTCGCCGCCCTGATGGCCCTGCCCTGGCTGGTCGCCATCACCACCGAGTACGTGGTCTTCCGCCGGTTCTTCGCCACCGACCTGGACGCCGGAGCAGCCCGGACGGCCCCCACCGCCGCGCCCCGCGAGCTGCCGGTCTTCGCCCTGGCCACCGTGGCCTGCACCCTGGCCGGGTTCGTCCTGACCTCCGCCCTCGGGGTCAACCCCGCCTGGGCGGCCCTCGCCGGCGCCGTCGTGCTGGCCGTGCGCGCTCTGGCGCAGCGCCGCACCGGGCCCACCACCCTCGTGCGCGCCGCCGCGGTCCCGTTCCTCGCCTTCGTCCTGGCCCTGGGCATCGTGGTCCGCGCGGTCGTCGACAACGGCCTCGCCACCGGCCTGGGACGTCTCGTCCCGGACGGAACCGGCTTCGTGGCCCTGCTCGCCGTCGCGGCGCTGGCCGCGGTGCTGGCGAACCTCATCAACAACCTGCCCGCCGTGCTGGTGCTGCTGCCCCTGACCGTGCCGTCCGGGCCCGGCGCCGTCCTCGCGATGCTGCTCGGGGTGAACATCGGCCCCAACCTCACCTACGCCGGCTCCCTGGCCACCCTGCTGTGGCGGCGCATCGTGCGCGCACACGACAGTGACGTCGAACTCGGTGAGTTCACCCGGCTCGGCCTGTGCACCGTGCCCGCCGCCCTGCTGCTCGCGGTGGTGGCACTGTGGGTCTCACTCACCGTCATCGGAGGCTGA
- a CDS encoding LysR family transcriptional regulator, whose protein sequence is MELRQLRSFLVLAEECHFGRAAARLHVAQPALSQQVKQLERELGVTLFNRSTRRVELTEAGRHLTDYARTIVTEEERARIHLRELATGHAGRVSVGFIGTATYDVLPRVARTVRAKLPGITLDLRGEILTPRLVEGLLSGTFDLAVLRGMVSQENIRTTPLRSEPLVAVLPAHHRLADRPGIPLEALAGEPFVIHPSQSRSSMYDRVLAACQRAGFRPDPLIEIAETATLVVLVAAGHGVALVPQSVQSLSLEGVTYVPLTGSESVELMLARRTHRVSAATEQVASVIEDCVRG, encoded by the coding sequence ATGGAACTCCGTCAGCTCCGCTCCTTCCTCGTCCTGGCCGAGGAGTGCCACTTCGGGCGCGCGGCCGCCCGCCTGCACGTGGCGCAGCCGGCCCTGTCCCAACAGGTCAAGCAGTTGGAGCGGGAGCTGGGCGTCACCCTGTTCAACCGGTCCACCCGGCGCGTCGAGCTGACCGAGGCCGGCCGTCACCTCACCGACTACGCGCGCACCATCGTCACGGAGGAGGAGCGCGCGCGGATCCACCTGCGGGAACTCGCCACCGGTCACGCGGGCCGGGTCTCGGTCGGCTTCATCGGCACGGCCACCTACGACGTCCTGCCGAGGGTCGCCCGCACCGTACGGGCGAAGCTGCCGGGCATCACCCTGGACCTGCGGGGGGAGATCCTCACCCCGCGGCTCGTCGAGGGCCTGCTCTCCGGCACGTTCGACCTCGCCGTCCTGCGGGGCATGGTGTCGCAGGAGAACATCCGCACCACGCCGTTGCGGTCCGAGCCGCTGGTGGCCGTGCTGCCGGCCCACCACCGGCTGGCGGACCGGCCGGGCATCCCGCTGGAGGCCCTGGCCGGCGAGCCGTTCGTCATCCACCCCTCGCAGTCCCGGTCCTCGATGTACGACCGGGTCCTGGCCGCCTGCCAACGGGCCGGTTTCCGGCCCGACCCGCTCATCGAGATCGCCGAGACGGCCACCCTGGTCGTCCTCGTCGCGGCGGGACACGGCGTGGCCCTGGTGCCGCAGTCGGTGCAGAGCCTGAGCCTCGAGGGCGTGACCTACGTGCCGCTCACCGGCTCCGAGTCCGTGGAGCTGATGCTGGCCCGGCGCACGCACCGCGTCTCGGCCGCGACCGAACAGGTCGCCTCGGTGATCGAGGACTGCGTCCGCGGCTGA
- a CDS encoding thiolase family protein, which translates to MSDSYLYAAARTPFGKFSGALAEVRPDDLAAVAVTGALAKTPALDPAEIGDVVWGNANGAGEDNRNVGRMAVLLAGLPTSVPATTVNRLCGSSLDAAIIASRAIETGDADIVLTGGVESMTRAPWVLPKPSRAFPAGDVTAVSTTLGWRLVNQRMPKEWTVSLGEANEQLGDRFTIARERQDEFAARSHNLADDAWNAGFYDDLVVPVVTDRKGTTVTRDEGIRPGSSAEKLAGLKPVFRTDGVITAGNASPLSDGASAVLLGSGEAAARIGTDPLARIAGRGVSALDPQLFGYAPVEAANRALKGAGITWSDVAAVELNEAFAVQSLACVDAWGVDPEIVNAKGGAIALGHPLGASGGRLLGTLAHRLKESGQRWGVAAICIGVGQALAVVLENVSGGNR; encoded by the coding sequence GTGAGCGACAGTTACCTTTACGCAGCAGCGAGAACACCTTTCGGTAAATTCTCGGGAGCCCTTGCCGAGGTCCGGCCCGACGACCTTGCCGCGGTGGCTGTCACCGGGGCCCTGGCCAAGACCCCCGCACTCGACCCGGCCGAGATCGGCGACGTCGTCTGGGGCAACGCCAACGGCGCCGGCGAGGACAACCGCAACGTCGGCAGGATGGCCGTCCTGCTCGCGGGACTGCCCACCTCGGTCCCCGCCACGACCGTCAACCGGCTGTGCGGCTCCTCCCTGGACGCCGCCATCATCGCCTCCCGCGCCATCGAGACCGGCGACGCGGACATCGTGCTCACCGGCGGCGTCGAGTCGATGACCAGGGCGCCCTGGGTCCTGCCCAAGCCCTCGCGCGCGTTCCCCGCCGGGGACGTGACGGCCGTGTCCACCACGCTCGGCTGGCGGCTGGTCAACCAGCGCATGCCGAAGGAGTGGACCGTCTCCCTGGGCGAGGCGAACGAGCAGCTGGGCGACCGCTTCACCATCGCCCGCGAACGGCAGGACGAGTTCGCCGCCCGCTCCCACAACCTCGCCGACGACGCCTGGAACGCGGGCTTCTACGACGACCTGGTGGTGCCCGTCGTCACGGACCGCAAGGGCACCACCGTCACCCGGGACGAGGGGATCCGCCCCGGCTCGAGCGCCGAGAAGCTCGCCGGGCTCAAGCCCGTCTTCCGCACCGACGGCGTCATCACCGCGGGCAACGCCTCCCCGCTGAGCGACGGCGCCTCCGCGGTCCTGCTCGGCTCGGGCGAGGCCGCCGCCCGCATCGGCACCGACCCGCTCGCCCGCATCGCCGGCCGGGGCGTGTCCGCGCTGGACCCGCAGCTGTTCGGGTACGCCCCCGTGGAGGCGGCGAACCGGGCGCTGAAGGGCGCCGGCATCACCTGGTCCGACGTCGCCGCCGTCGAACTCAACGAGGCCTTCGCCGTCCAGTCGCTGGCCTGCGTGGACGCCTGGGGCGTCGACCCGGAGATCGTCAACGCCAAGGGCGGCGCGATCGCGCTCGGCCACCCCCTGGGCGCCTCCGGAGGCAGACTCCTGGGCACCCTGGCCCACCGGCTGAAGGAGTCGGGACAGCGCTGGGGCGTCGCCGCCATCTGTATCGGAGTCGGCCAGGCGCTCGCCGTGGTCCTGGAGAACGTCTCGGGAGGCAACCGATGA
- a CDS encoding GlxA family transcriptional regulator, producing the protein MTSRSVLVVVFDDVQSLDVTGPLEVFAGAGRHSGHPYEIRTASLDGAPVRTSSGLTVVPDQALGGAEVPHTLLVPGGDGTRRPDPRLIDRLREHARDAERIVSVCSGALLLAEAGLLDGRRATTHWSVCDHMARTYPAVDVDPDPIFVRDGRIATSAGVTAGIDLALALVEEDHGRDTALAVARHLVVFLRRPGGQAQFSAQLAAQTARREPLRKVQQWITEHPDGDLSVESLAERAHLSPRHFARTFHSETGTTPGRYVERVRLEHARRLLEDTADGVGQVSRASGYGTPEAMRRAFVKALGTAPAEYRRRFRPSTPPTPPMSSEPA; encoded by the coding sequence ATGACGAGCAGATCGGTGCTGGTGGTCGTCTTCGACGACGTGCAGAGTCTCGATGTGACCGGCCCCCTGGAGGTGTTCGCGGGGGCGGGACGCCACAGCGGGCACCCGTACGAGATCCGCACCGCCTCGCTCGACGGCGCTCCGGTCCGTACCTCGAGCGGTCTCACCGTCGTCCCGGACCAGGCACTGGGCGGGGCCGAGGTGCCGCACACCCTGCTCGTCCCGGGGGGCGACGGAACCCGTCGCCCGGATCCCCGCCTGATCGACCGGCTCCGGGAGCACGCCCGGGACGCCGAGCGCATCGTCTCCGTGTGCAGCGGCGCGCTGCTGCTGGCCGAGGCCGGCCTGCTCGACGGCCGGCGGGCGACGACCCACTGGTCGGTCTGCGACCACATGGCCAGGACCTACCCGGCCGTGGACGTCGACCCCGACCCGATCTTCGTACGTGACGGCCGGATCGCCACCTCGGCCGGAGTCACCGCGGGCATCGACCTCGCGCTCGCCCTGGTCGAGGAGGACCACGGCAGGGACACCGCGCTCGCCGTCGCCCGCCACCTCGTGGTCTTCCTCCGGCGTCCGGGCGGCCAGGCGCAGTTCAGCGCCCAGCTCGCCGCCCAGACCGCGCGGCGCGAACCACTGCGGAAGGTCCAGCAGTGGATCACCGAGCATCCGGACGGGGACCTCTCCGTCGAGAGCCTGGCGGAGCGCGCCCACCTCTCCCCCCGGCACTTCGCCCGCACCTTCCACTCGGAGACCGGTACGACACCCGGCCGGTACGTCGAGCGCGTCCGCCTGGAGCACGCCCGGCGCCTCCTCGAGGACACGGCCGACGGCGTCGGGCAGGTCTCCCGCGCCAGCGGCTACGGCACACCCGAGGCGATGCGCCGCGCCTTCGTGAAAGCCCTGGGCACCGCTCCGGCCGAGTACCGCCGACGCTTCCGCCCGTCCACACCGCCCACACCGCCCATGTCCTCCGAACCCGCCTGA
- a CDS encoding MFS transporter produces MQSPSLVGVLFTVNAIAVVLLQVPLNQYTSKISSSALVICGALLLMTTSFAAASLGSVGSLVVSVLLFSAAEVLIDPRIDSEMANTVPAHRRGMAFGFIGTAMAVGGACANGLAAWLSTDEGAPERQFWLLLVAVSAAFAAVLYAASWATRTRGAARTSHGMSSASSV; encoded by the coding sequence GTGCAGAGCCCGTCCCTCGTCGGTGTCCTGTTCACCGTCAACGCGATCGCCGTGGTGCTGCTTCAGGTTCCGCTGAACCAGTACACCAGCAAGATCAGTAGCTCCGCGCTGGTCATCTGCGGCGCTCTCCTGCTCATGACGACCAGCTTCGCCGCCGCCTCGCTGGGATCGGTGGGCAGCCTGGTGGTGTCCGTTCTGCTGTTCTCCGCCGCGGAAGTGCTGATCGATCCCCGTATCGACAGCGAGATGGCCAACACGGTTCCCGCGCACCGGCGCGGCATGGCCTTCGGCTTCATCGGCACCGCCATGGCCGTCGGCGGAGCCTGCGCCAACGGACTGGCTGCCTGGCTGTCCACGGACGAGGGCGCTCCGGAGCGGCAGTTCTGGCTGCTGCTCGTCGCGGTGAGCGCGGCCTTCGCCGCGGTTCTCTACGCCGCCTCGTGGGCCACACGCACCCGGGGCGCAGCGAGGACGAGCCACGGCATGAGCTCTGCCTCGTCGGTCTAG
- a CDS encoding universal stress protein, giving the protein MRVIVWITEGTWPSCVDAARSHAPEAAGIVLLHVTGPEAPGAAHGAFAGLLGRGGRPERDPGTAVEHLATASAERLLAEAAQRLARPCDRVERTGRVEREVVSAAEDADLLVLARDGDRSHLGPRSLGPAGRFIVDHAPCPVLLVWPEPAPDVTTLPPPPPPPHRR; this is encoded by the coding sequence GTGCGAGTCATCGTCTGGATCACCGAGGGCACCTGGCCCTCCTGCGTCGACGCCGCCCGCAGCCACGCCCCCGAGGCCGCCGGGATCGTGCTGCTGCACGTCACCGGCCCCGAAGCCCCCGGCGCCGCACACGGCGCCTTCGCCGGGCTGCTCGGCCGTGGCGGCCGTCCCGAACGCGACCCCGGCACGGCGGTCGAGCACCTGGCCACCGCCTCCGCCGAGCGGCTCCTCGCCGAAGCCGCACAGCGCCTGGCGCGTCCCTGTGACCGTGTCGAGCGCACCGGCCGCGTCGAGCGGGAAGTCGTGTCCGCCGCCGAAGACGCCGACCTGCTCGTCCTCGCCCGCGACGGCGACCGCAGCCATCTCGGACCGCGCAGTCTCGGTCCCGCCGGCCGCTTCATCGTCGACCACGCCCCCTGCCCCGTCCTCCTCGTCTGGCCCGAACCCGCCCCCGACGTCACCACCCTCCCGCCCCCGCCCCCACCACCACACCGCCGGTAG
- a CDS encoding DJ-1/PfpI family protein — MQIAIVLFDRFTALDAVGPYEMLCRTPGAETVFVGQRPGPVRNDRGDLALVADHRLDEVPAPDIVVVPGGPGQTAQMENGTLLDWLRTADAASTWTTSVCTGSLLLAAAGLLEGRRATSHWLALDSLAAFGAEPTGERVVTDGKFVTAAGVSSGIDMALTLVGRIAGDAHAQAVQLGTEYDPQPPYDAGSPRKAPAALVDKLRAGSRFILR; from the coding sequence ATGCAGATCGCGATCGTCCTCTTCGACCGCTTCACCGCGCTGGACGCGGTCGGCCCGTACGAGATGCTCTGCCGCACACCCGGCGCCGAGACGGTCTTCGTCGGGCAGCGGCCGGGCCCCGTGCGCAACGACCGCGGCGACCTCGCACTCGTCGCGGACCACCGCCTCGACGAGGTGCCGGCCCCCGACATCGTCGTGGTGCCCGGCGGCCCCGGGCAGACCGCCCAGATGGAGAACGGGACGCTCCTCGACTGGCTGCGCACCGCCGACGCCGCCAGCACCTGGACGACCTCGGTGTGCACGGGCTCGCTGCTGCTCGCGGCGGCCGGGCTGCTCGAAGGCCGCCGCGCCACCTCGCACTGGCTGGCGCTCGACAGCCTCGCCGCGTTCGGTGCCGAACCGACCGGGGAGCGGGTCGTCACGGACGGCAAGTTCGTCACCGCGGCCGGAGTCTCCTCCGGGATCGACATGGCCCTCACCCTGGTCGGCAGGATCGCCGGCGACGCACACGCGCAGGCCGTCCAGCTCGGGACCGAGTACGACCCCCAGCCGCCCTACGACGCGGGCTCCCCCCGAAAGGCCCCCGCGGCACTTGTCGACAAGCTCCGCGCCGGGAGCCGTTTCATCCTCCGGTAG